The Candidatus Roseilinea sp. genome contains a region encoding:
- a CDS encoding hypothetical protein (possible pseudo, frameshifted), giving the protein MAKRRDIGAWGEAIAARYLTECGYVLRARNWRHDHGELDIVAERGDMIIFVEVRARRSDALWPAAGDPLSAQARQADRHRPGLT; this is encoded by the coding sequence ATGGCAAAGCGCAGAGACATCGGCGCTTGGGGCGAGGCCATCGCCGCCAGGTATCTCACCGAGTGCGGCTACGTCTTGCGCGCGCGCAATTGGCGCCACGACCACGGCGAACTCGACATCGTGGCCGAACGCGGCGATATGATCATCTTTGTCGAAGTGCGCGCGCGGCGCAGCGACGCCCTATGGCCGGCCGCAGGAGACCCTCTCTCGGCGCAAGCGCGCCAAGCTGATCGCCACCGCCCAGGGCTTACCTAG
- a CDS encoding hypothetical protein (possible pseudo, frameshifted), with amino-acid sequence MRIGAPMIDLVVVNLYPFQKTVAQRFVTLQDAIEHIDIGGVALIRAAAKNYARVAVVCDPCDYDLVLKDIAHHGGVSLETREVLAAEGIRAYRRIRWPPSRDYLMGIQSSDAPIFALTLHKVQDLRYGRKPSPKSDAVQRKRQRMRRPTRRPAIARQSAVLQQPARPRRRLARSLAL; translated from the coding sequence ATGCGCATCGGCGCGCCGATGATCGACCTGGTCGTCGTCAACCTTTATCCGTTCCAAAAGACCGTCGCCCAGAGATTTGTTACGCTGCAAGATGCCATCGAGCACATAGACATTGGCGGCGTCGCGCTCATCCGCGCCGCAGCCAAGAATTACGCGCGCGTGGCCGTGGTCTGTGACCCCTGCGACTATGACCTGGTGCTAAAAGACATCGCCCACCACGGCGGCGTCTCGCTGGAGACGCGCGAGGTGCTGGCGGCTGAAGGCATTCGCGCATACCGCCGCATACGATGGCCGCCATCCCGCGATTACTTGATGGGAATCCAATCGAGCGACGCGCCGATTTTCGCCCTCACCCTGCACAAGGTGCAGGACTTGCGCTACGGGCGAAAACCCTCACCAAAAAGCGACGCTGTTCAGCGTAAACGGCAACGGATGCGCCGGCCCACTCGGCGGCCGGCTATTGCAAGGCAAAGCGCTGTCCTACAACAACCTGCTCGACCTCGACGCCGCCTGGCGCGCAGCCTTGCACTTTGA
- a CDS encoding hypothetical protein (possible pseudo, frameshifted) encodes MTSTSKATCIPTAKKRITFKELCAKLDETGGPMSVSVSLDTKGAIPALATHVVDVEVDTETGKVNILRYTAAQDVGRAIHPSYVEGQIHGGVAQGIGWALNEEYYYDKDGHLMNASLLDYRMPTALDLPMIEAVIVEVPNPNHPFGVKGVGEVPIVPPAAAIANAIYRATGVRMTVLPMNPKKRASGAGEDLNRRSETCHRGIEMSAEKMSERRRFSVLDSQFPALDFTAALALLIGHFLPWAAHAVAPLTRSGHDLSISTNFTPGAGIFLNEWFLLPLWSASVLMALTIRNAPWPRRALGGASALLIASLGLPAYPHTLTAYAQPDYRLQFFITLGVFALVSAILLTNALPTQVHAACSIACAVASTAPLIGYFAVKPSIEALYRSPVGVGAGWWFTLAGIALLLGITGARIFAQSAPKRAIRPSVRAGGRSRLTSLAEII; translated from the coding sequence ATGACATCAACGTCGAAGGCGACGTGTATTCCTACGGCGAAAAAGCGGATCACCTTTAAGGAGTTGTGCGCGAAGCTGGATGAGACCGGCGGCCCCATGAGCGTAAGCGTGTCATTGGACACGAAGGGCGCCATTCCTGCGCTGGCGACGCACGTGGTGGACGTCGAGGTGGACACCGAGACGGGCAAGGTGAACATCCTGCGCTATACCGCCGCGCAAGACGTGGGGCGCGCTATCCACCCCAGCTACGTCGAGGGCCAGATCCATGGCGGTGTGGCGCAGGGCATCGGCTGGGCGCTGAATGAAGAGTACTACTACGACAAAGACGGCCACCTGATGAACGCCAGCCTGCTCGATTACCGCATGCCGACGGCGCTCGACCTGCCCATGATTGAGGCGGTGATCGTCGAAGTGCCCAACCCCAACCATCCCTTTGGTGTGAAGGGCGTTGGCGAAGTGCCCATCGTCCCGCCGGCCGCGGCGATCGCCAACGCCATCTATCGGGCCACCGGCGTGCGCATGACCGTGCTGCCGATGAACCCGAAAAAACGTGCTTCAGGCGCTGGGGAAGATCTGAACCGACGGTCAGAAACTTGCCACAGGGGAATTGAGATGAGCGCTGAGAAGATGAGCGAGCGCAGGCGGTTCTCAGTCCTCGATTCTCAATTCCCCGCTCTCGATTTCACGGCAGCGCTCGCGCTCCTCATTGGCCACTTCTTGCCCTGGGCAGCGCACGCCGTCGCACCGTTAACTCGCAGCGGCCACGACTTATCTATCTCGACCAACTTCACGCCGGGCGCCGGCATCTTCCTCAACGAGTGGTTCTTGCTTCCGCTGTGGTCCGCTTCTGTGCTCATGGCGCTGACGATTCGCAACGCCCCCTGGCCGCGGCGCGCGCTCGGCGGCGCCTCCGCCCTGCTGATCGCTTCACTGGGGCTGCCGGCCTATCCGCACACCCTGACCGCCTACGCCCAACCCGATTACCGGCTGCAATTCTTCATCACCCTGGGCGTCTTCGCGCTGGTCAGCGCGATACTCTTGACCAACGCGCTCCCGACGCAAGTGCACGCGGCCTGCTCAATCGCTTGCGCGGTTGCCTCAACGGCGCCGCTCATCGGTTATTTCGCGGTCAAGCCATCCATCGAGGCGCTCTACCGCAGCCCGGTCGGCGTAGGGGCGGGATGGTGGTTCACACTGGCCGGCATCGCCCTGCTCTTGGGCATCACCGGTGCTAGAATTTTCGCCCAATCCGCGCCAAAACGCGCCATCCGACCCTCGGTGAGGGCCGGCGGCCGATCTCGGTTAACGTCGTTGGCTGAAATCATCTGA
- a CDS encoding hypothetical protein (possible pseudo, internal stop codon, frameshifted), giving the protein MDKVTGRAQYGADVILPGLLYGKVLRSPHAHARILSIDTSAAEKLPGVKAVITGKDLKPAEDKVAKSGESSVNYSYLSQNVLAQDKVLYHGHPVAAVAATSIHIAEEALALIQVEYRGAAAGDARARRNEGRRPPSCLPNLRTKELGEVVSDKPTNIASHEQYARGDLAAGFAEADVIVEREFHTNTVHQGYIEPQNGTALWNADGQITVWTSTQGAWDQRRRPERKSYTCRSRKFASSRWRSAAASAGKFPVYLEPLAALLSLTSGHRPVKMWMQRDEVLKATGPTSASVIRVKMGARKDGKITAAQAWLAYEAGAFPGSPVGAGMGVIFAPYKLDNVQIDGYDVVVNKPAAKAYRAPGGTNAAFAGETVIDELAEKLGMDPITFRRINAAKEGDRRADGPIYGRIGFIETLDAIEKHPHYHAPLPEPRAPYMKVGRGVACGFWYNWDGKSSASAVVNPDGTVSYLEGSTDIGGTRASLAMMLAETLGIHYEDVKPMVGDTQTVGYNDGTGGSRTTYGSGMAAYHLGKEIIKEMKQRAAVLWEVPADDINVEGDVYSYGEKADHL; this is encoded by the coding sequence GTGGACAAGGTGACCGGACGGGCCCAATACGGCGCCGACGTGATCCTGCCGGGCTTGCTGTATGGCAAGGTGCTGCGCAGCCCGCACGCGCACGCCCGCATCCTTTCGATCGACACCAGCGCAGCGGAGAAGCTGCCCGGCGTGAAGGCCGTCATCACCGGCAAAGACCTCAAACCCGCCGAGGACAAGGTAGCCAAGAGCGGCGAGAGCAGCGTGAACTACAGCTATCTCAGCCAGAACGTCTTGGCGCAGGACAAAGTGCTATATCACGGCCACCCGGTTGCCGCGGTCGCCGCCACAAGCATCCACATCGCCGAGGAAGCGCTGGCGCTGATCCAGGTCGAGTACCGAGGTGCTGCCGCCGGTGATGCACGTGCTCGACGCAATGAAGGACGACGCCCCCCATCCTGCCTGCCCAACTTGCGCACCAAAGAACTGGGCGAGGTGGTCAGCGACAAGCCGACCAACATCGCCAGCCACGAACAGTATGCGCGCGGCGACTTGGCCGCCGGCTTCGCCGAGGCCGACGTGATCGTCGAACGCGAGTTCCACACCAACACCGTGCACCAGGGCTACATCGAGCCGCAAAACGGCACGGCGCTGTGGAACGCCGACGGCCAGATCACCGTGTGGACGAGCACGCAGGGCGCATGGGATCAGCGGCGCCGACCTGAGCGAAAATCCTACACGTGCCGCTCTCGCAAATTCGCGTCATCCCGATGGAGATCGGCGGCGGCTTCGGCGGGCAAGTTCCCGGTTTATCTGGAGCCGCTGGCTGCCCTGCTCTCGCTCACGTCCGGCCATCGCCCGGTGAAGATGTGGATGCAGCGCGACGAAGTGCTGAAGGCCACCGGGCCGACCAGCGCTTCGGTCATCCGCGTGAAGATGGGCGCGCGCAAAGACGGCAAGATCACCGCCGCACAGGCCTGGTTGGCTTACGAGGCCGGCGCCTTCCCCGGCTCGCCGGTGGGCGCAGGCATGGGCGTGATCTTCGCGCCCTACAAGCTCGACAACGTACAAATTGACGGCTACGACGTGGTGGTGAACAAGCCGGCCGCCAAAGCGTATCGCGCGCCTGGCGGCACCAACGCGGCGTTCGCCGGCGAGACGGTGATAGACGAGCTGGCCGAGAAACTGGGCATGGATCCCATCACGTTCCGCCGCATCAACGCGGCCAAGGAAGGCGACCGACGCGCCGACGGCCCGATCTATGGCCGGATCGGCTTCATCGAGACGCTGGACGCTATCGAGAAGCATCCGCACTACCACGCGCCGCTGCCGGAGCCTCGCGCGCCTTACATGAAGGTTGGGCGCGGCGTGGCCTGTGGCTTCTGGTACAACTGGGATGGCAAATCGTCGGCCTCGGCCGTGGTCAACCCGGATGGCACCGTGTCCTACCTGGAAGGCAGCACCGATATCGGCGGCACACGGGCCTCGCTGGCGATGATGCTGGCCGAGACGCTCGGCATCCACTACGAAGATGTCAAGCCGATGGTGGGCGACACGCAGACCGTGGGTTACAACGACGGCACCGGCGGCAGCCGCACCACCTACGGCTCCGGCATGGCTGCATATCATCTCGGCAAAGAGATCATCAAGGAGATGAAACAGCGCGCTGCCGTGCTGTGGGAAGTGCCGGCGGATGACATCAACGTCGAAGGCGACGTGTATTCCTACGGCGAAAAAGCGGATCACCTTTAA
- a CDS encoding hypothetical protein (possible pseudo, frameshifted) yields the protein MSNKVLVTATINDEEKSFLCEPRQSLLEVLRDVLNLTGAKEGCNNGNCGACAVIMNGVLVNSCLVLGVEANGATITTIEGITPQGRPASAAAKVPGRRRAAMWHLHAGVHRGRQGAAG from the coding sequence ATGTCCAACAAAGTTCTCGTTACCGCGACGATTAACGACGAAGAGAAGTCTTTCTTGTGCGAGCCGCGCCAGAGCCTGCTCGAGGTGCTGCGCGACGTGCTCAACCTCACCGGCGCCAAGGAAGGCTGCAACAACGGCAACTGCGGCGCATGCGCCGTGATCATGAACGGCGTGTTGGTGAATTCATGCCTGGTGCTGGGCGTCGAGGCCAACGGCGCGACCATCACGACCATCGAGGGCATCACCCCCCAAGGAAGGCCTGCATCCGCTGCAGCAAAAGTTCCTGGAAGACGCCGCGCTGCAATGTGGCATCTGCACGCCGGGGTTCATCGTGGCCGCCAAGGCGCTGCTGGATAA
- a CDS encoding hypothetical protein (possible pseudo, frameshifted) has translation MTEREFVSGGSTITQQVARNLLLSPAERSARTMQRKIREIVLANELTRRYTRDQILEIYLNENYYGNQAYGVEAAAQLYFGKAGERVEPWPKRRCWPASRNRRCCGIR, from the coding sequence GTGACCGAACGCGAGTTCGTCAGTGGCGGCAGCACCATCACGCAGCAGGTGGCGCGCAATTTGCTGCTCTCGCCGGCCGAGCGCAGCGCGCGCACGATGCAGCGCAAGATTCGCGAGATTGTGCTGGCCAACGAACTGACGCGCCGCTACACGCGCGATCAAATTTTGGAGATCTATCTCAACGAGAACTACTACGGCAATCAGGCCTACGGCGTCGAAGCGGCGGCGCAACTCTACTTCGGCAAAGCCGGCGAGCGCGTTGAACCTTGGCCGAAGCGGCGATGTTGGCCGGCATCCCGCAATCGCCGGTGTTGTGGGATCCGGTGA
- a CDS encoding hypothetical protein (possible pseudo, frameshifted), whose product MYTSLDPRIQAIAENAIRQQIAQLRDKNVTNGAAVVIEPKTGEILAMVGSADFNDPKIDGQVNVALMLRQPGSAVKPFTYLAALERGWTAATLYWDRPVTFTNEYGQVYAPRNYDGKFHGPMLMREALARSMNIPAVETLNFVTVPAFLEMAQRVGLNFPPNPAYGLAVTLGGAEARLLDLTAAYAVLANGGVRMPPIAITYVTSADGRLLRDYRHTARAAGRSARACLADHQHPERQRRPAPSPSA is encoded by the coding sequence GTGTACACCTCGCTCGATCCGCGCATCCAGGCCATCGCCGAGAACGCCATCCGCCAGCAGATCGCCCAACTGCGCGATAAGAACGTGACCAACGGCGCAGCCGTGGTGATCGAACCGAAAACTGGCGAGATCCTGGCCATGGTGGGCAGCGCTGACTTCAACGACCCCAAGATTGATGGCCAGGTGAACGTCGCGCTCATGCTGCGCCAGCCGGGGTCGGCGGTTAAACCGTTCACCTATTTGGCGGCGTTAGAGCGCGGCTGGACGGCAGCGACGCTGTACTGGGACCGGCCGGTCACTTTTACCAACGAATATGGCCAGGTCTACGCGCCGCGCAACTATGATGGCAAGTTTCACGGCCCGATGCTCATGCGTGAGGCGTTGGCACGCAGCATGAACATCCCGGCCGTCGAAACGTTGAATTTCGTCACCGTGCCCGCCTTCCTGGAGATGGCGCAGCGCGTCGGCTTGAACTTTCCGCCCAACCCAGCCTATGGGCTGGCTGTGACGCTGGGCGGCGCTGAGGCGCGGCTGCTCGACTTGACCGCGGCTTATGCAGTGCTGGCGAACGGCGGCGTGCGCATGCCGCCGATCGCCATCACGTATGTGACGAGCGCCGACGGCCGACTGCTGCGCGACTACCGACACACCGCAAGGGCAGCAGGTCGTTCGGCCAGAGCATGCCTGGCTGATCACCAGCATCCTGAGCGACAACGCCGCCCCGCGCCAAGTCCTTCGGCTTGA
- the mutM gene encoding formamidopyrimidine-DNA glycosylase: MPELPEVETVARALREGAPNGALPLVGRTIQSVKVLWPREVARPTPRAFARRIAGSRVQSVGRYGKYLLIGLRGSSDDADALSLLVHLRMSGRLEVVSRSAAFTPHARLVWLLDDGLALRFEDARKFGRAWLVEDPAEVISKLGPDALAITLEAFVSRLRTRRGALKPLLLDQTFIAGVGNIYADEALHLSRLHPLRAAHSLSEDEAVRLYAAIRQVLLEGIAANGASFDWVYPGGKFQENFKVYGRTGQRCLTCDGPIRRLTVAQRSTYFCPVCQSPAG; the protein is encoded by the coding sequence ATGCCTGAGCTGCCGGAAGTCGAGACCGTAGCGCGCGCGCTGCGCGAGGGCGCCCCCAACGGCGCCTTGCCGCTCGTGGGTCGCACCATTCAATCCGTCAAAGTGCTATGGCCGCGCGAGGTGGCCCGCCCAACGCCACGCGCGTTCGCGCGTCGGATCGCCGGTTCGCGCGTGCAATCCGTCGGACGCTACGGCAAGTATCTCCTGATCGGCCTGCGCGGCTCAAGTGATGACGCAGATGCGCTTAGCTTGCTCGTCCATCTCAGGATGAGCGGGCGGCTGGAAGTCGTCTCACGTTCGGCGGCGTTCACCCCGCATGCGCGCTTGGTGTGGCTGCTGGACGATGGCCTAGCGCTGCGCTTTGAAGATGCGCGCAAGTTCGGTCGCGCCTGGCTGGTGGAAGACCCGGCTGAGGTCATCAGCAAGCTCGGCCCGGACGCGCTCGCCATAACGCTTGAGGCGTTCGTCTCTCGCCTGCGCACCCGACGCGGCGCATTGAAGCCGCTCCTGCTCGACCAAACGTTTATCGCCGGCGTTGGCAACATCTATGCCGACGAAGCGTTGCACCTTTCCCGCCTGCATCCCTTGCGCGCCGCCCATTCTCTCTCAGAGGACGAGGCAGTTCGGCTCTACGCCGCGATCCGGCAAGTTTTGTTAGAAGGCATCGCGGCCAATGGCGCCAGCTTCGATTGGGTATATCCCGGCGGGAAATTCCAAGAGAACTTCAAAGTCTATGGCCGAACCGGTCAGCGCTGTCTAACGTGCGATGGCCCCATCAGGCGCCTTACCGTGGCCCAGCGCAGCACATACTTCTGTCCCGTTTGTCAATCCCCGGCCGGCTGA
- a CDS encoding hydroxymethylglutaryl-CoA synthase, with translation MTLMKPAKPVGITGYGAYVPRYRLSGQAVSELWTGGNVVPPVNEKAVPGLDEDVVTMSIEAARNAIARAGYADPGFSPAGLGAVWVGSESHPYAVKPTGTIVAEAIGATPYTQAADWQFACKAGTEAIQAAIGFVGSGMVAYALAIGMDAAQGRPGDALEYTAGAGGAAFVIGPAEHALVEIEGSVSYVTDTPDFWRRQYEKFPEHAGRFTGEPAYFHHITSSVTALLQAMNLSARDFAYAVFHQPNVKFPLKVGEELGFTREQLRPGLLVNEIGNAYAGSSVIGLTAILDVAQPGDRILLASFGSGAGSDAFCLRVKKAVPAKQVWTTHEYVQRRTPINYAQYARMKGNYKLS, from the coding sequence ATGACGCTGATGAAACCGGCGAAACCGGTTGGAATAACGGGTTATGGTGCGTATGTGCCGCGATATCGCTTGTCAGGACAAGCGGTATCGGAGTTATGGACTGGGGGCAATGTTGTGCCGCCGGTGAACGAAAAGGCGGTTCCTGGGCTGGACGAAGATGTCGTCACGATGAGCATCGAGGCGGCGCGCAATGCCATCGCGCGCGCCGGCTATGCTGACCCCGGCTTCAGCCCGGCGGGTCTGGGTGCAGTCTGGGTGGGCAGCGAGTCGCATCCCTATGCCGTGAAGCCTACCGGCACGATAGTCGCCGAGGCAATCGGTGCGACACCCTATACCCAGGCTGCCGACTGGCAGTTTGCTTGCAAAGCAGGCACGGAGGCCATCCAAGCAGCGATCGGCTTCGTTGGCAGCGGCATGGTGGCCTACGCACTGGCGATTGGGATGGACGCTGCGCAAGGGCGACCGGGTGATGCGTTGGAATATACCGCCGGCGCCGGCGGGGCGGCCTTCGTCATTGGCCCGGCCGAGCACGCGCTGGTCGAGATCGAGGGCTCGGTGTCGTATGTGACCGATACGCCCGACTTCTGGCGGCGGCAATACGAGAAGTTCCCTGAGCACGCCGGGCGTTTCACGGGCGAGCCGGCCTACTTTCATCACATCACGTCGTCCGTCACGGCGCTGCTGCAAGCCATGAACCTCTCAGCGCGCGATTTCGCGTATGCCGTCTTTCACCAGCCCAACGTCAAGTTCCCGCTCAAAGTGGGCGAGGAGTTGGGCTTTACGCGTGAGCAATTGCGCCCGGGCTTGCTGGTCAACGAGATCGGCAACGCGTATGCCGGCTCTTCGGTGATCGGGTTGACGGCCATCCTGGATGTCGCGCAGCCGGGCGATCGCATCCTGCTGGCCTCATTCGGCAGCGGCGCAGGCAGCGATGCGTTCTGTCTGCGCGTCAAGAAGGCTGTGCCGGCAAAGCAGGTGTGGACGACGCACGAATACGTGCAACGGCGGACGCCGATCAATTACGCGCAGTATGCGCGGATGAAAGGGAACTACAAGTTGAGTTGA
- a CDS encoding acetyl-CoA acetyltransferase — protein sequence MMRDVSIIGIGQTPVGEHWDKSLRELGFQALQAAMNDSGVERIDALYVGNMLSGELTGQEHLGALIADFAGLRGIEAIKVEAACSSGAAALRVGYMAVASGLHDIVACVGVEKMTDQQSDTVTSALATAADAEYEALQGLSFVSINALLMQRYMHEYGYKKEDFANFAITAHANAMNNPYAMFHTPITREQFAAAKPIADPINLLDSSPIADGAACVILAPTAIAREFTSKPVRVRAMSIATDTLAVHDRRDPLYLEGGAISAQKAYAMANVGPSDIDLFEVHDAFTIMSALSLEAAGFAPRGQGVRLAMEGEIGLSGRIPITTMGGLKARGHPVGATGMYQIVEVVEQLREEAGANQVKNARLGMAQNIGGSGATVVTTILERL from the coding sequence ATGATGCGAGACGTTTCAATTATTGGGATTGGACAGACGCCGGTGGGCGAGCACTGGGATAAGAGCCTGCGCGAGTTGGGCTTTCAGGCGCTCCAAGCGGCGATGAACGATAGCGGAGTCGAGCGGATTGATGCGCTCTACGTCGGCAACATGCTGTCGGGTGAGTTGACCGGCCAAGAGCACCTGGGCGCATTGATCGCCGACTTTGCCGGCCTGCGCGGCATCGAGGCCATCAAGGTCGAGGCGGCCTGCAGCAGCGGCGCAGCCGCGCTGCGCGTGGGCTACATGGCGGTCGCGAGTGGGTTGCACGACATCGTCGCCTGCGTCGGTGTGGAGAAGATGACCGACCAACAAAGCGACACGGTGACGAGCGCCCTGGCGACCGCAGCGGATGCCGAGTACGAGGCGCTGCAAGGGTTGAGCTTTGTAAGCATCAATGCGTTGTTGATGCAGCGCTATATGCACGAGTATGGCTACAAGAAGGAGGATTTCGCCAACTTTGCCATCACCGCGCATGCCAACGCGATGAACAATCCGTATGCCATGTTCCACACGCCGATCACGCGCGAGCAATTTGCGGCGGCCAAGCCGATCGCTGACCCGATCAATTTGCTCGACTCGTCGCCGATTGCCGATGGCGCGGCGTGCGTGATCCTAGCGCCCACGGCGATTGCCAGGGAGTTCACCAGCAAGCCGGTTCGCGTGCGGGCGATGTCCATCGCAACCGATACCCTGGCCGTCCACGATCGGCGCGATCCGCTCTACCTGGAGGGTGGGGCGATCAGCGCGCAGAAAGCCTATGCCATGGCGAACGTGGGGCCATCGGACATTGATTTGTTCGAGGTGCATGATGCGTTCACCATCATGAGCGCGTTGTCGCTGGAGGCAGCCGGCTTTGCGCCGCGCGGCCAGGGCGTCCGATTGGCCATGGAGGGCGAGATCGGCCTGAGCGGCCGCATTCCGATCACTACCATGGGGGGGCTGAAGGCGCGCGGCCATCCGGTCGGCGCGACCGGCATGTATCAGATCGTCGAGGTGGTGGAGCAGCTCCGCGAGGAGGCCGGCGCCAACCAAGTGAAGAACGCGCGGCTGGGGATGGCCCAGAACATCGGCGGCAGCGGCGCAACGGTGGTGACCACGATACTGGAAAGACTGTGA
- a CDS encoding transcriptional regulator encodes MEVARFWRTTGQRYRLIGEVCPNCGKRLFPPRDVCPVCAKEARVPFTFSGRGEVYSYSTVHVPPQGFEKFAPYTVALVRLAEGPLVTAQLTDVDEAEIYIGMPVEMVTRVLREDGERGMLVYGYKFRPARPVRDDASPSVTEPAHVPEPAEGAPPEGEPAAAQPVMA; translated from the coding sequence ATGGAAGTAGCACGATTCTGGAGGACAACGGGACAGCGCTATCGCCTGATCGGCGAGGTATGCCCGAACTGCGGCAAGCGCCTCTTTCCGCCGCGCGATGTGTGTCCGGTGTGCGCGAAGGAGGCACGGGTGCCGTTCACCTTTAGCGGGCGGGGTGAGGTGTATTCGTACAGCACCGTCCATGTGCCGCCGCAGGGCTTTGAGAAGTTCGCGCCATATACCGTGGCGTTAGTGCGGCTGGCCGAGGGGCCGCTCGTGACCGCGCAACTCACCGACGTGGACGAAGCCGAGATTTACATCGGCATGCCGGTAGAAATGGTGACGCGTGTGCTGCGCGAGGATGGCGAGCGCGGCATGCTCGTGTATGGCTACAAGTTCCGCCCGGCGCGCCCGGTGCGCGATGACGCTTCGCCGTCCGTTACTGAACCGGCGCACGTGCCCGAGCCGGCAGAGGGCGCGCCGCCTGAAGGCGAGCCGGCGGCGGCGCAGCCTGTAATGGCATGA
- a CDS encoding protein kinase gives MLITGQLINGRYRIIEQIAEGGQSIVYLAADERAFGHRVVVKEFKIGVGTPASREAALRQFEASARMLAQLHHPGIIQVIEYVLNGDTPLLITEYAEGETLQHRMQLEAFGLPEEQVLDIAEQLCDVLSYLHSQTPPVIYRDLTPGNIIISSSGRIKLIDFGIARTVKVGKTSDTEPLGTTGYAAPEQYGNLQTGPYSDIYSLGATLLYAVTGYDPSLTPFMLPRADLVHPDLKEVSSALADAIEKATRLDITERYQSVEEFRRDIRRARRRSPNITIGRSPIRGAYVGAIAGLAFVVLVLCGGISLMLASALGTLPGGPTGDNATAIVLPGGAQAPAALSLTETTTATVAPTDTLPPTPTSSPTPTSSPPPTATPTRAPAPTSTPTKAPTPTFSPSPSATPTGAITVTPTRRPVFVDTPTPQPKPTATT, from the coding sequence ATGCTGATCACCGGCCAACTCATTAACGGACGCTACCGCATCATCGAGCAGATCGCCGAGGGTGGACAGTCCATCGTCTACCTTGCTGCCGACGAGCGAGCGTTCGGCCATCGCGTGGTGGTGAAAGAGTTCAAAATCGGGGTGGGCACGCCGGCATCCCGCGAGGCAGCGCTGCGCCAATTCGAGGCATCCGCGCGCATGCTGGCCCAGCTTCACCACCCCGGCATCATCCAGGTGATCGAGTATGTGCTGAACGGAGACACACCGCTGTTGATCACCGAATACGCCGAGGGCGAGACGCTGCAGCACCGCATGCAACTGGAAGCGTTCGGCCTGCCGGAAGAGCAAGTCCTGGACATCGCCGAGCAGTTGTGCGATGTGCTGAGCTACCTACACAGCCAAACGCCGCCGGTCATCTATCGCGACTTGACGCCGGGCAACATCATCATCTCATCAAGCGGCCGGATCAAGCTCATTGACTTCGGCATCGCCCGCACGGTCAAGGTGGGCAAAACATCGGACACCGAACCGCTCGGGACGACAGGCTACGCCGCGCCCGAGCAGTACGGCAACCTGCAAACCGGCCCCTACAGCGACATCTACTCGCTCGGCGCCACGCTGCTCTACGCAGTGACCGGCTACGATCCCAGCCTGACGCCGTTCATGCTGCCGCGCGCCGACCTCGTCCATCCTGATCTGAAGGAAGTAAGCTCGGCGCTGGCAGACGCAATCGAAAAGGCGACGCGCCTAGATATTACCGAGCGTTACCAGTCGGTCGAAGAATTTCGACGCGACATCCGGCGCGCCCGCCGCCGCTCACCCAACATCACCATCGGTCGGTCGCCCATTCGCGGCGCATACGTCGGCGCAATCGCCGGGCTCGCCTTCGTGGTCCTCGTGCTATGCGGCGGCATCAGCCTGATGCTGGCGAGCGCGCTCGGCACATTGCCCGGCGGCCCGACGGGTGACAATGCGACCGCCATCGTGCTGCCCGGCGGCGCACAGGCCCCGGCAGCGCTCAGCTTAACCGAAACCACCACGGCGACCGTCGCACCAACTGACACGCTGCCGCCAACGCCTACATCGTCGCCCACGCCGACGTCATCCCCTCCACCTACCGCAACGCCCACGAGGGCACCCGCACCGACATCAACGCCGACCAAAGCGCCGACGCCCACATTCTCGCCATCACCCTCGGCGACGCCAACCGGAGCGATCACGGTCACGCCAACTCGCCGGCCCGTCTTCGTAGATACGCCGACGCCACAGCCTAAGCCGACAGCTACCACTTGA